The Maridesulfovibrio zosterae DSM 11974 genome contains a region encoding:
- a CDS encoding glycosyltransferase family protein encodes MDNTFNILMYSHDTYGLGHIRRTMAIASQLKCKGVNILILTGSPIVGRFEFPEQIDFVRIPGMIKQSNDNYIPHSIKIDPIHAMSIRQSIIDATAKSFQPDLFIVDKAPRGLKHEIMPTLEWMKENGKTRTILGLRDIMDDADSTIKDWTDKGIYDVLDDLYSEIWVYGHKEYYDPVKEYKIPESISQKMIFTGYIPRKVHSRSCPEKRKNGKKLVVITAGGGGDGYPMMDAYLKALEKYGPQNFRTIMVTGPFMSKEQRLDLSERAKKLSVTFYHFYRRMEKLFSNADLVVCMGGYNTFCEILSHKQVALIVPRETPRLEQTIRAQVLAEQNLADYIPWHKLGPDTIMEKVDHLLNNSHKIRDAINNFNFTGLDVMHQRVGYFKENCK; translated from the coding sequence ATGGATAATACCTTTAATATTTTGATGTATTCTCATGACACGTACGGTCTTGGGCATATTAGACGCACTATGGCTATAGCTTCACAGTTGAAGTGCAAAGGTGTAAATATCCTGATCCTAACAGGCTCACCAATTGTCGGCCGTTTCGAATTCCCTGAGCAGATAGACTTTGTACGAATTCCCGGCATGATTAAACAGTCAAATGATAATTATATACCTCATTCGATAAAAATAGACCCTATTCATGCGATGTCTATCCGCCAGTCAATTATTGATGCAACAGCAAAAAGCTTTCAGCCAGATCTTTTCATTGTCGATAAAGCCCCTCGCGGACTTAAACACGAGATCATGCCCACTCTTGAGTGGATGAAAGAGAATGGAAAAACACGTACGATCCTAGGATTACGTGACATAATGGATGATGCTGACAGCACTATTAAAGATTGGACAGATAAAGGTATTTATGACGTATTAGATGATCTATACTCTGAAATATGGGTTTATGGTCATAAAGAATATTATGACCCTGTAAAAGAATATAAAATTCCAGAATCCATTAGCCAGAAAATGATTTTCACCGGATATATTCCCCGTAAAGTTCACTCCCGCTCATGCCCTGAAAAACGTAAGAACGGCAAAAAACTGGTTGTAATAACAGCTGGTGGAGGCGGTGACGGCTACCCTATGATGGATGCATACCTTAAAGCCCTTGAAAAATACGGGCCGCAAAATTTCCGCACAATCATGGTTACGGGGCCTTTTATGTCAAAAGAGCAAAGACTTGATCTTTCGGAACGGGCAAAAAAACTTTCTGTAACTTTCTACCATTTTTATAGAAGAATGGAAAAACTGTTCAGTAACGCTGATTTAGTTGTCTGCATGGGCGGCTATAATACATTCTGTGAGATTTTATCTCACAAACAGGTTGCACTCATTGTACCACGCGAAACTCCGCGTTTAGAACAGACTATACGCGCACAGGTTCTCGCAGAACAGAATCTTGCAGACTATATTCCATGGCACAAGCTTGGACCTGACACAATAATGGAAAAAGTTGATCATCTTCTTAACAACTCCCATAAGATTCGTGATGCGATTAATAACTTTAACTTCACCGGCCTTGACGTAATGCATCAGCGTGTGGGCTATTTCAAAGAAAATTGCAAATGA
- a CDS encoding class I SAM-dependent methyltransferase: MLTASPELRKMMRKITKCFSQHEMLQWEKILSPLDRNMRIIEVGCGRGTKTDFLISHGFNNILGVEKNEFQVQECCKRGLDVVTLESFSANYSNEKFDFLILSHIIEHFCFEDLIDFIDGYLKYLKPGGLLLIATPMLHPHFWLDLDHQKPYYPQGIKNFYSGSGEQVGFTSNYRLKLKDIRFRKSPLRIKNDRNLLLKKNDFPMLSFNLLCAAVFKGSFNFIGYKTGWLGLYKLES; this comes from the coding sequence ATGCTAACAGCTAGCCCTGAGTTGCGAAAAATGATGCGTAAAATAACAAAATGTTTTTCACAGCATGAAATGCTGCAATGGGAAAAAATTTTGAGTCCTCTTGACCGAAATATGCGAATTATTGAGGTCGGTTGCGGACGGGGCACCAAAACTGATTTTTTAATTTCGCACGGATTCAATAATATTCTCGGTGTTGAGAAGAATGAATTTCAGGTTCAGGAGTGCTGTAAAAGAGGGCTGGATGTTGTAACCCTTGAATCTTTTTCAGCAAATTATAGTAATGAAAAGTTTGATTTTTTAATTTTATCACACATTATTGAGCATTTTTGCTTTGAAGACTTAATCGATTTTATCGATGGTTATTTAAAATATCTTAAACCGGGAGGCTTACTGCTCATTGCAACACCAATGCTGCATCCTCATTTCTGGCTGGATCTAGATCATCAGAAACCATACTATCCACAGGGAATAAAGAATTTTTATAGTGGTAGTGGTGAGCAGGTAGGATTTACATCTAACTATCGATTAAAATTGAAAGATATCCGTTTTCGTAAAAGTCCATTACGGATTAAAAATGACCGTAATCTACTGCTCAAAAAAAATGATTTTCCTATGTTAAGTTTTAATCTGCTTTGTGCAGCAGTTTTCAAAGGGTCTTTTAATTTTATTGGATATAAAACCGGGTGGCTGGGATTGTATAAACTTGAGTCTTAA
- a CDS encoding glycosyltransferase family 4 protein, whose product MRIAFFAPPKPINHKVPSGDLMIGKSLHDFLCNQGHEVEIASHMRMRNIMSKPHKWPALLYEYKKTLNRVEDFNPDIWLTYHSYYKSPDLFGPRIARVLEIPYAIYQGVFATKYRRNYKTWLGYMSNKSALIHADHVFANKAIDFTNLARIVLPEKLSRTYPGIDPDQFKFCMKGRNDIRKMLKLNGTTTIMSTAMLRNDVKADSITDLIKAFASVTKTNPDTKLIIAGDGEARDRLESLAYKKAGNKIIFLGQIPRNELYKYYSAADLFSFPGINESLGMVYLEAQCCGLPIVAYSTCGPSEAVAQGETGLLSPQGNISNLTDNILKLICNKSQRKQMSIAAPKRIEKYFNMKKNLMGVESRLIQLTSRR is encoded by the coding sequence ATGCGGATTGCTTTTTTTGCCCCGCCCAAACCGATTAACCACAAAGTTCCTTCCGGGGATCTCATGATCGGAAAAAGTTTACACGATTTTCTGTGTAATCAGGGGCATGAAGTTGAAATTGCCAGTCATATGCGCATGCGCAACATTATGAGTAAACCTCATAAATGGCCTGCTCTTTTATATGAATACAAAAAAACGCTGAATAGAGTTGAAGATTTCAATCCTGATATCTGGCTTACGTACCACAGCTATTACAAATCTCCAGACCTTTTCGGACCTAGAATCGCCAGAGTACTTGAAATTCCGTATGCAATATACCAAGGTGTATTCGCCACAAAATACAGAAGAAACTACAAGACATGGCTCGGCTACATGTCTAACAAAAGTGCTCTTATCCATGCGGATCATGTATTCGCCAATAAGGCAATTGACTTTACAAATCTAGCACGCATAGTGTTGCCTGAAAAACTTTCCAGAACCTATCCCGGAATTGATCCTGATCAATTTAAATTCTGCATGAAAGGCAGAAATGATATTCGGAAAATGCTTAAATTAAATGGCACTACGACAATCATGAGCACCGCAATGCTGCGCAATGATGTTAAAGCAGACAGCATAACGGACCTGATAAAAGCATTTGCCTCAGTCACCAAAACTAATCCGGATACAAAACTGATTATTGCCGGTGACGGTGAAGCTAGAGACAGGCTTGAATCTCTTGCTTACAAAAAAGCAGGTAATAAAATAATTTTTCTTGGACAAATACCGCGCAACGAATTGTATAAATATTACAGCGCCGCGGATCTATTTTCCTTTCCCGGAATTAATGAATCACTTGGAATGGTTTATCTCGAAGCGCAATGCTGCGGGCTGCCTATAGTTGCATATTCAACCTGTGGCCCATCTGAAGCCGTTGCCCAAGGTGAAACAGGACTGCTTTCGCCTCAAGGAAATATCTCTAACCTGACTGACAATATTCTAAAACTTATTTGTAATAAATCACAACGTAAACAAATGAGCATCGCAGCACCAAAACGAATTGAAAAATATTTTAATATGAAAAAGAACCTGATGGGAGTTGAATCTAGATTAATCCAATTAACAAGCCGGAGGTAA
- a CDS encoding glycosyltransferase family 4 protein, with protein MNKKTQPVLAMILKGYPRISETFISNEIRLLEQRGVKIHIISMRKPRENFTHKSISEIKAEVSYLPSTLEGCLEELFGSADMDAGLKDKRYGIDSAFTSRIDNIWKVYKDSGSEASFKHMLQAEFIVEKILPGSDIFHFHAHFAHSPCSVARDASRLSGLPFSFTAHAKDIYTQKPEKITAKISEAKFAVTCTGYNCDYLQSIAPEGKPIHKVYHGIDLKLFSSDKKYTSSAPYEIFTVARFTAKKGLPTVFKALKKLDEKGIDFSYKIVGDGDEREETLALIDKLGLSEKCTWLGAKPHEEVLDLYRKADLFTLGCEIAENGDRDGIPNVLAESMAMSVPVVTTTVSGIPELVESGRTGLLVEPGDHEAMADAMERILTDQELRKSVIPAAKERVHEIFDNRYWINKLADVYEIYGIKAGS; from the coding sequence ATGAACAAAAAAACACAACCTGTCCTTGCGATGATTCTCAAGGGTTACCCACGTATATCTGAAACTTTTATTTCAAATGAAATCAGACTGCTCGAACAGCGTGGAGTGAAAATTCATATTATTTCAATGCGCAAGCCCAGAGAGAATTTCACACACAAATCCATTTCTGAAATCAAAGCTGAAGTTTCTTATCTTCCATCAACTCTGGAAGGATGTCTTGAGGAACTCTTTGGATCTGCAGACATGGATGCTGGTCTTAAAGATAAACGATACGGCATAGACTCTGCGTTTACTTCCAGAATTGATAACATATGGAAAGTATACAAAGACTCTGGAAGCGAGGCATCTTTTAAGCATATGCTGCAAGCTGAATTTATTGTAGAAAAGATATTGCCCGGATCTGATATCTTTCATTTCCATGCGCACTTTGCCCACTCTCCATGTTCTGTAGCCAGAGATGCAAGCCGCCTTTCAGGATTGCCCTTCAGCTTCACAGCCCATGCAAAGGATATATACACCCAGAAGCCTGAAAAAATCACAGCTAAGATTTCAGAGGCTAAATTTGCTGTAACCTGCACTGGTTACAACTGCGATTACCTTCAGTCTATTGCACCGGAAGGAAAACCTATTCACAAAGTGTATCATGGCATTGATCTGAAACTTTTCAGTTCTGATAAGAAATACACTTCTTCTGCTCCTTACGAAATTTTCACAGTAGCCCGCTTTACAGCAAAAAAAGGACTTCCCACAGTTTTCAAGGCATTGAAAAAACTTGACGAAAAAGGAATAGATTTTTCATACAAAATTGTTGGTGATGGTGATGAGCGGGAAGAAACACTTGCCCTTATTGATAAACTTGGACTCTCTGAAAAATGCACATGGTTAGGGGCTAAACCGCATGAAGAAGTGCTTGATCTTTATCGTAAAGCAGATCTTTTCACTCTGGGCTGTGAAATTGCCGAAAACGGTGACCGTGACGGAATACCCAATGTTCTTGCTGAAAGTATGGCTATGTCCGTCCCTGTAGTTACTACAACAGTTTCAGGTATTCCTGAATTGGTAGAAAGTGGCAGAACCGGACTTCTTGTTGAACCAGGTGATCATGAAGCAATGGCTGATGCCATGGAAAGAATTCTAACAGATCAAGAGCTTCGCAAGTCAGTCATCCCTGCAGCAAAAGAACGAGTCCATGAAATTTTTGATAACCGCTACTGGATCAACAAACTGGCTGATGTATATGAAATATACGGTATAAAAGCCGGGAGCTAG
- a CDS encoding histidine phosphatase family protein, with product MKSVHIALIRHSVTEWNAVNRIQGHFDSPLTDHGRQLAASWIETIKPESFDAVITSDLGRAIETAEIITEGLNLPTLRLKDLREQDWGKWSGLTLEELNEKFPGMLDEEISKGWDFCPPNGENRRITSARGIDALIHGAGKVAEMVDKKHPKVLAVAHEGVLKTVIYKLAGHDFMDDKPKLVKRRRLHWLKYDGNLSIERLNDIL from the coding sequence ATGAAATCAGTACATATAGCATTAATCAGACATTCAGTTACCGAATGGAATGCAGTAAATAGAATTCAAGGCCATTTTGATTCCCCGTTAACAGATCATGGCCGCCAACTGGCTGCAAGCTGGATAGAAACAATCAAACCAGAATCATTCGATGCAGTGATTACCAGCGATCTTGGAAGAGCAATTGAAACAGCTGAAATAATTACAGAAGGACTCAACCTTCCAACATTAAGACTAAAAGATCTGCGCGAGCAGGACTGGGGAAAATGGTCCGGTTTGACACTTGAAGAACTTAATGAAAAATTTCCAGGCATGTTGGATGAAGAGATTTCTAAAGGATGGGATTTCTGCCCCCCAAATGGTGAAAACAGAAGAATAACATCTGCCAGAGGAATTGATGCACTTATTCATGGAGCTGGCAAAGTGGCAGAAATGGTAGACAAGAAACATCCAAAAGTACTTGCTGTAGCCCACGAAGGCGTTTTAAAAACAGTGATTTATAAACTTGCCGGTCATGATTTTATGGATGACAAACCAAAGCTTGTTAAACGCAGACGTTTGCACTGGTTAAAATATGATGGAAACCTTTCTATTGAAAGATTGAATGATATCTTATGA
- a CDS encoding glycosyltransferase family protein gives MKIIHYCQHVLGMGHFFRSLEIARALDKEEVLFVAGGSKPDQDLPLNIKYIQLPGLCMDEKFGGLMTTDPSLDLEEVKKNRATSLLNIFRQEKPDIFLIELFPFGRKAFRFELLPVLDAIKDGQLGNIKVICSLRDILVERDDGGKHEKRVVKYLNKYFNLLLIHSDPQIASLDETFQLLNQITIPYSYTGFTARKPDKGVRESIRKSLGIAVNEKLLIASAGGGKVGKPLMEAVFKSFSCNSPEKTKLLMLTGPFYDQENFNILYNSSKNFKNITVKKFASDFTNLLTAADAMISMAGYNTCMDILTSGIPTAVLPFAHNHEQRMRAEKLAKHIPLRVLETKDLVASSMDNVINALLMSCRTSQCHAIDLDGANTSADIIREYGKN, from the coding sequence ATGAAAATTATACATTATTGCCAACATGTCCTTGGAATGGGACATTTTTTTCGCAGTCTCGAAATCGCTCGCGCTCTGGACAAAGAAGAGGTTCTTTTTGTTGCAGGTGGGAGTAAACCTGATCAGGATCTACCATTAAACATAAAATATATTCAACTGCCTGGACTGTGCATGGATGAAAAATTCGGTGGTTTAATGACTACCGATCCAAGCCTTGACCTTGAAGAAGTTAAAAAAAATCGTGCAACATCTCTTTTGAATATTTTTAGACAGGAAAAGCCTGATATATTTCTTATTGAACTATTTCCATTCGGACGAAAGGCTTTCCGCTTTGAGCTTTTACCAGTTCTTGATGCCATAAAAGACGGTCAACTTGGCAACATAAAAGTAATCTGTTCACTACGTGATATATTGGTGGAAAGAGATGATGGAGGAAAACACGAAAAACGCGTAGTTAAATATCTTAATAAATATTTTAACCTGCTGCTCATACATTCTGACCCCCAAATTGCAAGTCTTGATGAAACATTCCAACTTCTGAATCAAATTACTATTCCATATTCATACACAGGTTTTACTGCCCGCAAGCCAGATAAAGGTGTTCGTGAATCCATCAGGAAAAGTTTAGGCATTGCTGTAAACGAAAAATTACTCATCGCAAGCGCTGGAGGCGGCAAAGTAGGGAAACCTCTTATGGAGGCTGTGTTTAAATCATTTTCATGCAATTCTCCTGAAAAGACAAAATTGCTTATGCTGACCGGGCCTTTTTACGATCAAGAAAATTTTAATATCCTTTATAACTCCTCAAAAAATTTTAAAAATATCACTGTAAAAAAATTTGCATCTGATTTTACGAACCTGCTGACCGCTGCCGACGCTATGATTTCTATGGCCGGATATAACACTTGTATGGATATTCTAACCTCTGGTATCCCTACGGCAGTTTTACCTTTTGCTCATAACCATGAACAGCGTATGCGTGCTGAAAAATTGGCTAAACATATTCCGCTTAGAGTTTTAGAGACTAAAGATCTAGTTGCGTCCAGTATGGATAATGTTATAAACGCCCTGTTGATGAGTTGCCGCACATCGCAATGTCATGCGATAGATTTGGATGGAGCAAATACATCTGCTGATATCATAAGAGAATATGGAAAAAATTAA